The Claveliimonas bilis genome window below encodes:
- a CDS encoding glycosyltransferase family 4 protein, with amino-acid sequence MDIVIVAQYLRNIEDFEGNNSRFIYIAKELIKEGIDSVEIITSDFSHGKKQHFKSVGELKRIKITTCHESGYPKNVCLKRFGSHKELAKNIRLYLNERITPDLVYTAVPSLDVADVCASYCKRNNVKFVIDIQDLWPEAFRVVFNIPIISNIIFAPMKKQADRIYKAADRIVAVSKTYADRGKRVNMVCPKPEVIFLGTELETFDLYKGFVRKNRKDEILFAYCGTLGHSYDLTSTFDALSILQEKGIKYRFVIMGDGPLKNRFVEYARKKGINAEFTGTLNYPDMVRRLCECDIALNPIMHGAAQSIINKHADYVAAGLPIISTQESKEFRQLIDDYSMGFNCRNGEPKDMAEKMERLIYDEKLRLEMGKNARRCAQERFDRKYTYTKLAKIITSVV; translated from the coding sequence GTGGATATTGTAATTGTTGCACAGTATTTAAGAAATATAGAGGACTTTGAAGGAAATAATAGTCGCTTTATTTATATTGCAAAAGAATTAATAAAGGAAGGAATAGATAGTGTCGAAATTATTACGTCTGATTTTAGTCATGGAAAGAAGCAACATTTTAAAAGTGTAGGTGAATTAAAAAGAATTAAGATTACAACATGTCACGAATCAGGATATCCTAAAAACGTATGTTTGAAGCGTTTTGGAAGTCATAAAGAATTGGCAAAGAATATAAGATTATATCTTAATGAAAGGATAACTCCTGACTTGGTTTATACCGCAGTTCCGTCTTTAGATGTGGCAGATGTATGTGCCTCCTATTGTAAACGGAACAATGTAAAATTTGTAATAGATATCCAGGACTTATGGCCGGAAGCATTTAGAGTGGTATTTAACATACCAATTATAAGTAATATTATTTTTGCTCCTATGAAGAAACAGGCAGATAGAATATACAAAGCAGCAGATAGAATTGTTGCAGTGTCCAAAACATACGCTGATAGGGGGAAAAGAGTTAATATGGTATGTCCAAAACCAGAAGTGATTTTTCTGGGGACGGAATTAGAAACCTTCGATTTATACAAAGGTTTTGTGAGAAAGAATAGAAAAGATGAAATACTTTTTGCTTATTGTGGGACACTGGGGCATAGTTATGATTTGACGAGTACATTCGATGCTTTGAGTATTCTGCAAGAAAAGGGAATAAAATATCGTTTTGTTATTATGGGAGATGGCCCTCTGAAAAACCGATTTGTAGAATATGCAAGAAAAAAAGGCATTAATGCGGAGTTTACAGGAACGCTTAATTATCCCGATATGGTTCGGCGATTGTGCGAATGTGATATAGCACTGAATCCAATTATGCACGGGGCAGCTCAAAGCATTATTAATAAGCATGCAGATTATGTGGCTGCTGGACTTCCAATAATTAGTACGCAGGAAAGTAAAGAATTTCGTCAGCTTATAGACGATTATAGCATGGGATTCAACTGTAGAAATGGAGAACCAAAAGATATGGCAGAAAAGATGGAAAGACTGATTTATGATGAAAAATTACGCCTGGAGATGGGGAAAAACGCAAGGCGTTGTGCACAAGAAAGATTTGACAGAAAGTATACATATACAAAACTGGCAAAAATTATAACGTCAGTAGTTTGA